The window CCGGCCCTGGGAGCCGTTTCGGTGACCCCTGCCATGGACGTCACTGCCCCCCGCACGTTGACGGCCCGAGCCCTGGCAGAAGCGGTCGCGGCCATTGACGCTACCGTGGTCTTTGCTTCGCCTGCGGCGTTGCGTAATGTCGTCGCCACCCGGGATGACCTCAGCGGCCCGCTGATGAGGGCTCTCGAAAACGTGGAGCTGCTCTTGTCTGCCGGTGCACCCGTCCCCGAGCCCCTCCTTGCGGAGGTGCAAAAGTTGATGCCGGAAGCTTCCTTGCATACCCCCTACGGGATGACTGAGGCGTTGCCGGTCACTGATATCAGCTTCGAGGAGATTCGGGCGGCTGGCGCCGATGAGGCTGCCGGGACTGTCCTTGGGGCCGGCAACGGGGTTTGCGTCGGCAGGCCCGTGCACGGAGCCCGGTTGGCGATCATCCCGCTGGCGGCTGATGGAACAGCGCCCGGAGTGAACCATGCGACCGAGGCGGGGGTGACCGGGGAGATCTTGGTCAGCGCGCCGCACGTCAAAGAAGCCTACGACAGGCTCTGGCTGACCGAACAAGAGACTGCCAGCCTGAAAGGATGGCACAGAACGGGTGACGTCGGCCACTTCGACGCCGCTGGCCGTCTGTGGGTGGAGGGGCGTCTTGCCCACGTCGTGACGGCGCCTGGGGCTGTAGTGACTCCCGTCGGCGCCGAGCAATCCATCGAACGCCTGGACGCCGTGCGGCTGGCCGCCATCGCTGGTGTGGGACCAACAGGGACGCAGGCCGTGGTGGCCGTCGTCGAGACCGAGCCTCCTGTCCCTAAAGCGGGTCCCGCAGCGCCGCAACTCGCTGGGCGTGTCCGGCGAGCAGCCGCCGAGGCCGGCGTCCACGTCAGCGCTGTGCTGGTAGTCCCGGCACAGCCCACCGACGTCAGGCATAACGCCAAGATCGACAGGACACGTCTGGCGCGATGGGCTTCGCGGGTGCTGGCCGGCGGCCGCCCGGGCAAGCCATGAGGGTCCTCGTCACGGGGGCCAGCGGGCTCCTCGGAGGGGACGTTGCGCGGCAACTGGTCCGTCAAGGACATAGCGTGGCCACGTTTCAGCGCCGCCCGTCGGGGGTCGACGCCGTGGAGGACTTCCGCGGGTCCATCAACGATGACGCGGCTCTCCGCGGGGCATTAGCCGGCGCGGAAGGAGTCATACACCTCGCAGCCAAAGTGTCCATCACTGGGCGTGCCGAGGAGTTTGACGCTGTAAATGTTGAAGGAACCCGCCGGCTGCTTCACCTGGCCCGCGAGTCTGGCGTACGGGACGTGGTGTTTGTCTCGTCACCATCAGTGGCCCACTCCGGCGCGGCCATCATGGGGCTGGGTGCGGAGCAGGCTGACCCACGGCATGCACGCGGACACTATGCCCGCACCAAGGCAGAGGCTGAATTGCTTGCCCTCGCCGCGGACAGTCCTGATTTCCGGGTGGCAGCGGTACGCCCCCACATTGTGTGGGGCCCGGGAGACACCCAGTTGGTTGAGCGCGTCCTGGCGCGCGCCAGCCGCAGCCGGCTACCGCTGCTCGATTCCGGCGCTGCTCTGATCGACACAACATATGTGGATAACGCCGCGTCGGCCATCGTCGCAGCGCTGCACCGTAT is drawn from Arthrobacter sp. 31Y and contains these coding sequences:
- a CDS encoding NAD-dependent epimerase/dehydratase family protein, giving the protein MRVLVTGASGLLGGDVARQLVRQGHSVATFQRRPSGVDAVEDFRGSINDDAALRGALAGAEGVIHLAAKVSITGRAEEFDAVNVEGTRRLLHLARESGVRDVVFVSSPSVAHSGAAIMGLGAEQADPRHARGHYARTKAEAELLALAADSPDFRVAAVRPHIVWGPGDTQLVERVLARASRSRLPLLDSGAALIDTTYVDNAASAIVAALHRMEHVHGRAVVVSNGEPRPIGELLAGICAAGGVAPPSWSVPGGLARAVGAAVERVWTWAGRKEEPPMTRFLAEQLSTAHWFDQRVARGLLNWTPAVSIDEGLARLAEHYGSRASETGETGPLR